Genomic DNA from Aminobacterium mobile DSM 12262:
GCTTTTTTTATAAAGAGAGACAGGACGAAACGCCGCAGGTTCCGAATTTTTTCCGTATCGGTATAAATCTCCAACCTTTCTGTGGTAATGGGGTAGGAACAGGCCATTACTACGTTTCTTCGTCCACGATGAATGACCTCTACTGAACAGAGGCGGCAGTTCCCATCAGGAGGAAGCCCCGGATGAAAGCAGAGGGTGGGGATAGGGATATGAGCCATGGTTGCTGCCTCAAGGATAGTGGTTCCAGGAGCGACATGGAAGGGGGCCCCATTAAACGTTACGGAGATCATGATTTATCCCTCCCTTTTGTTGTGGCTGCACACTCTTCGTGTACGGGGGATATGTGTATGGCATTAAACCGGCACATGTCCAGACAAGTGCCGCACGTAATGCATTTATCAGCATGGATAACTCGAATGTCCCGATCTTTACCCGTAATAGCTGAAGCTACGCAATTTGCCTGGCAGGCCCCACATCCAATACATTTGCTTCGTATGATTGAAGGGGTATACATTCTGCTACAGACACCAGCCCGGCAAAAGTGTTGATTTTCATGCTCTTCATATTCTTCGGGAAAGTACCGAAGGGTAGATAAAACTGGGTTGGATGCAGTCTTTCCCAGTCCGCACAAGGCCGTGTCAGGCAGAAACTGGGCAATGGTTTTGAGACGCGACGTATCTCCCTTTTCTCCTCGTCCTTCTGTGAGGCGATGGAGGATGGTTTGCATTTCCACAAGCCCCTCTCGGCAAGGGGCACATTTCCCGCAAGACTCTGTAACTAAAAAATCAATAAAGTATCTGGCTACATCTACCATACATGTGTGATCGTCCATAACGATCATTCCGCCAGATCCCATCATAGACCCCACCCCTGCAAGGCGATCGAAGTCTACAGGGAGGTCCAATAGGGATTCTGGAATGCACCCTCCAGAAGGGCCGCCTGTCTGGACGGCTTTGAGGGAGCGATTTTTGAGAATGCCTCCGCCTATATTGAAAATAATGGAGCGGAGGGGGGTTCCCATGGGGACCTCTACAAGCCCGCTATTTTTTATTTTTCCAACGAGGGAAAAAATTTTGGTTCCAGGACTTGCCTCCGTTCCATATTGGCGGAACCAGGATGCGCCTTTATCTATAATGGCTGGGACATTTGCCCATGTCTCCACATTATTCAGCACGGTGGGGTGATCCCAAAGCCCTTTTTCAGTGGATCGGATGTATTTAACTCGGGGAACACCTACACGTCCTTCGATAGAGGCCATGAGGGCTGTAGATTCTCCACATACAAAAGCTCCCCCTCCCCGGTAGAGTTCTACGTCGAAAGAGAAGCCCGATCCCAGAATATTTTCACCCAGCAATCCTGCTTCTCTTGCGTCGCGTATGGCCATTCCCAAGTGCTTTACAGCGAGAGGGTACTCGTTTCGCACATATATAAACCCTTTCTGTGCTCCAATGGCAAAGGCGCCAATAGTCATACCTTCTATAATGCAGTATGGGTCTCCTTCCATAAGGCTTCGGTCCATAAAAGCTCCCGGATCCCCTTCATCTCCATTGGCTACAACATAACGAAAGGGATCTTCTGCGTTTCGGGCGGCTTGCCATTTTCTTCCTGTGAGAAATCCCCCTCCGCCACGCCCCCTCAGTCCGGAATCTATGATAGTTTGCACAATATGCAGTGGAGTTATGGACAGCGCTTTGGCGAGGCCTTTATAGCCCCCGACGGCAATATAATCGTCAATTTTTTCGGGGTTGATTGCTCCTGAATGACGAAGGGCGATACGAGTTTGATGAGCATAGAAAGGAACATCTTTATCAGAAATAGCGAATTTCTTGGTATTAGGATCTCGGTAGAGCAGATGCTTAACAACATTCCCTTTCAGAATTGTTTCTTCCACGATTTCCGGAACGTCTTCCGGGCGAACTTTCTGGTAAAAAATATTTCCAGGCTCCACAGAGACGAGGGGGCCGTGCTCGCAGAATCCGTGGCAACCAGTGGAGTTAACAGAAATATCCACCTGGAGACATAATCCCCTCTCCAAAGCCTCTTTTTTGAAGGCTTCATATACTTTTTGACTCCCGTTGGCCAGACAGCCGGTTCCAAAACATATACGTACACATGGCATTGTGCACTTTTCTTTTTTTTGTTGTTGCAGCAATTGGCAGTAGCTCTCAAGATCAGCAGGTTGAAGGAATTTCATGGTCCATCTCCTCCAGCATGGTTGCGACTAAGGCAGGCGTCATTTGCCCGTAGACTTTTTCATTGACCATAATGACAGGCGCCAAAGCACAAGCGCCAAGGCAGTTTACTGTCTCTAATGTAAAGCGTCTGTCTGGCGTTGTCTCTCCTACTGAAATATTCAATCTTTTTTCCACTTCGCGGAGAATGAAAGCTCCCCCTCGCAAGTGACAGGCTGTTCCGCCACAAATTCGGATAGTCTTTTCCCCTCGGGGAGTCAAGCTGAAGGCTTTGTAGAAAGTCCCCATACTATAAACACGGCTTTCTGGAATATTGAGATACGCTGCTGTTTTTTTCATGGCAGAGATAGGCAGATAACGAAAAGCTTTTTGTATGTCTTGCAGAATAGGCAGCAGAAAACGAGGTTCTCTGGGATAGGAAGAGAGTATGACATCAGTGTCTCTCTCGCCCCGGTTGGTGTCGTCAGAAGGCAACACTACATTTAGATCTGTCAATGAAAGTCCCCCCTTCGCCAACTTTCTGACAACTCTTTATATATTGTACAACTACTGGGGGTTTTGTCATATATTTTTTGTTGGTTGTTTTTACGCAGAATAGTGTAAAACAGGAAGTTTTGAGGGCACTCTCTTCCTTGTACAACAAGGTCAACTCATAGTGGGGTAGATTATTCCTTCCTTTTAAAGAAAAAAAAAGGATTTTTTGGAAAAGCACAGTTGACAAAAACATGTTATGATTTTTCAATTGGACAGATGTAGAAAAATAAGAATAGCTTCTTCGGGAGGAGTTTTTGTGTACGGTTTTACTTTAAAAGTTTACGGCTGTCAAATGAATGTTTACGACGGCGATAAGTTGCGAACGGCCTTAATTCAGCAGGGATGGGTGGAAGTTCCTGAAGAAAAGGCTGATCTGGTGATTTTTAATGGTTGTAGCATACGGGCTAAAGCGGAGCATAAGGTTTGGAGCGAACTGGGGCGATATGGCGAGCAGTGGGACTCTCAACAGAAACCTTATGTAGCTGTAACTGGATGTATTGCCCAGCGTCTAGGTTCCGCTATGATGGCGCGTTTCCCATGGGTGCGTCTTGTGGGGGGGCCTCGTCATATAGGGGAGTTGCCTGATGGTGTGGCCCGGGTTATGAAGGGAGAAAGAGTTGTTCTTCTCGACGAGGATCCACGGGCTTTTGTGGATTTGAACGTCCCGCCGATAGAACGGGTTAATCCCTGGAAGGCCTATGTAACCATAGCTCATGGCTGTGATAATTTTTGTACGTACTGCATAGTTCCCTACGTGAGAGGCCGTTTTGTTTCCAGACCTCCTCAGGCTATACTGGAAGAAGTTCGTGGACTTGTCTCAGATGGCGTCAAGGAAGTGACTCTTTTGGGACAGAATGTAAACAGCTATGGTCAGGATTTTAAGAACGGATACACCTTCTCGTCTCTTCTGCGAGATGTGGCGGCCATAGAAACCTTGCCCCTCATTCGCTTTGTCACATCCCATCCAAAGGATTTCACAAAAGACATTGTGGATGTTATGGCGGAAAATCCTGCAAAAATATGTCCGTCGATTAATTTACCTATCCAGTCGGGGAGCGACCGTGTTTTGCAGCTTATGAACAGAAAGTATTCTCTTGCCCAATATCGTGAAACGGTCTCTCTTATTCGTTCAGCCCTTCCAGAAGTAGGCTTGACGAGCGATTTGATTGTGGGGTTCCCAGGGGAGACGGAAGAGGATTTTCAAGCGTCTATCGCTGCTCTGAAGGAATTCCGTTACGATCTCGTTCATACGGCGGCCTATTCTCCACGGGAGGGGACTGTTGCCGCTGATATGGAAGACCAGATTCCACAAGAGGTAAAAATGGAGCGGTTGAATATGGTAAACGATCTTCAATCTTCTATAGCCGCAGACATTAACCGTGGCTGTGTGGGGAAAGAATATGTGCTTCTCATAGACGATAAAGCTCCGAAAGGGGCGGGGTTAGTGCAAGGTCGAACTCCTTCCGATAAAGTGGTTATCATCGAAGGGCCCCAAAACCTTATAGGTCACTTTGCTAAGGTGGTTATTACCGGGGCAGAAAATTGGTGTCTTTACGGAGAGGTGCTGGACGTCGTTGACTAGAGATCAAGGGAAGGCTCTACTTTTTTTTGCGGGAGGAATACTCTGTCTCCTCCTTGCAGGCTTGTTAATCGTTACTTTTTCAGGACGTTGGCAGGCCGGTGCTCCCACAGTAGTTGCGGGGCCACTTCCCCTTTCAGTAGAGAAAAAAGATGTACGGAATCTTACAGATCGAGAGGATCTCGAAGGAGTGCATTCCGCTGTTCCGGGGGAAGAGTGGGTTGTTTATATCACGGGCTGCGTTCAGAAACCTGGAGTTTATCACGTAGCGCCAGGCTCTCGTTTTTACCATGTGGTAGACCTGGCAGGTGGCTTTTCATCGGCGGCAGATCCTGAAAAAGTTAATTTGGCAACTCGCCTTGAAGATGGAATGCATATCCATATTCCCTCTCAAAGTGAAAAAACGGAGGAAGAGCAGACACCTGCGGCTTCTTTGGGGGAATTAGCTCCTTCTAATCAGAAGAAAATCGATATTAATCGGGCCTCAGAACAGGAATTAACAGTGTTGCCTGGAGTAGGCCCCAGCACTGCAGCATCCATAATTGCCTATCGAGAGGCAAGTGGACTTTTTACATGTGTAGAGGATTTATTACGAGTTCGAGGTATAGGGCCGGTGAAGTTCGAGAAAATTCGTCCCCTTGTAACGGTTTCTCCATGACAGTTCTTGGGAGAGCTCCAGTTCTTTGCCCCTTTGCTGGAGTTTGTGTGGCTCTTATTGCACAGGATCTTGGTGTATCTCTGCCCCTTCTCCCCCTTTTGTCCGTGCTTTCTGCGGGAGCTCTTATTCTTTGTTGGACTGTTGACAGGTCTCCGGGATATTGGGCTTTTTTTGGTGGGATTATGGCTATTACGGCTCTAGCCTCCCTTGTTATTTGCCGACGAGTACCAATTTCCACTACGTTCTTACCGCAGGAATATGGCAAATGGAAGGGGTATATAGTCTCAGAACGTTCCTGGGGAGGACGGAGAGCGGCGCTTGTGAAAACTCCGAAAGGGATCTTTTTAGCAAAGGTCTCCCCTCGAAAAGAACTTGTCGCTGGCCAGAAAGTGGAGATGGAGGGACGAATTCTTTCCTTGCCCCATTCAGATAAGGGCTCTTTTAGGGAAGATCTCTATTGGCGGGCTCGGGGAGCTGTGGGAGAGATAATGCCTGCTCGTCTTACCGTTGTTGGGCGGTGTTCTTGGTTTCATGTGGCTCGGTGGCGAAATCTTATTTCGAAGCGTATCCTGTTGACATTGCCACCCCGTACGCGAGCGTATCTTTTGGCAGCATGGACAGGCATGAAAGATCCAGAACTAAAATCTTTCCATGAGCGGTGGGGAACGAGCCATCTGCTGGCTGTTTCCGGATTCCATGTAGCTATTTTTGCCGGGGGGATCTCTCTCCTTCTTCGTCGCAGTAAGGGACACGTTTGGGGGACGTCTCTATTTTTGTGGCTTTATGTTTTTTTAACAGGAGCTGCCGCAAGTGCTGTGAGGGCAGCATTAATGATGCAGATAGCTCTTTTAGGTCACGTTCGTGGCCGTCCGGTACGCCCTTTAAATTCAGTATCCCTGGCAGGCCTCCTATTACTGCTCTGGCGGCCGTGGTGGTTTTGGGATCTGGGGTGGCGGTTATCTGTGCTTGCAGCCTATATTATTGCTGCGGCTCTGGAACGTAATCTTACTCGTGGTTGGCTGCTTTCTGTAGGGCCTTTGATTTGGGGGACCACTCTCCCTTTGGTAGCCACGATCTTTGGATCAGTTCCGTTAGCTGGCCTTTTGATCAACCCTATAGCCGGACCTGTATTTGGTTTTCTTTATCCTTTCGCGTCCCTTATGGCTTTACCAGCCCTTGCGGGTATTCCGGGAGGAAGATGGGTGGCATATGGAGCTGAGGGGCTTTTTATCCTCTGGGAATATGTTGCTGATTTTCTGGCAACCCTTGTCCCGTGGAGAGCGACCTGGAATCCGTTATGGGACATATTGGCCTTTGGGATGCTTCCCATGATCACAGGTCGGGCTCTTTCCCTTTCATGGAAGAGAACGATGTCAGTCGCTTTATCATGGCAACTTTTTTCCATACTGTTATGGAGATAAAATATTATTAAAAGAAAAAACCGAGAGACACATAGATATTTGGGAGGAGGCAGTGGCATGCTGT
This window encodes:
- a CDS encoding NADH-ubiquinone oxidoreductase-F iron-sulfur binding region domain-containing protein encodes the protein MKFLQPADLESYCQLLQQQKKEKCTMPCVRICFGTGCLANGSQKVYEAFKKEALERGLCLQVDISVNSTGCHGFCEHGPLVSVEPGNIFYQKVRPEDVPEIVEETILKGNVVKHLLYRDPNTKKFAISDKDVPFYAHQTRIALRHSGAINPEKIDDYIAVGGYKGLAKALSITPLHIVQTIIDSGLRGRGGGGFLTGRKWQAARNAEDPFRYVVANGDEGDPGAFMDRSLMEGDPYCIIEGMTIGAFAIGAQKGFIYVRNEYPLAVKHLGMAIRDAREAGLLGENILGSGFSFDVELYRGGGAFVCGESTALMASIEGRVGVPRVKYIRSTEKGLWDHPTVLNNVETWANVPAIIDKGASWFRQYGTEASPGTKIFSLVGKIKNSGLVEVPMGTPLRSIIFNIGGGILKNRSLKAVQTGGPSGGCIPESLLDLPVDFDRLAGVGSMMGSGGMIVMDDHTCMVDVARYFIDFLVTESCGKCAPCREGLVEMQTILHRLTEGRGEKGDTSRLKTIAQFLPDTALCGLGKTASNPVLSTLRYFPEEYEEHENQHFCRAGVCSRMYTPSIIRSKCIGCGACQANCVASAITGKDRDIRVIHADKCITCGTCLDMCRFNAIHISPVHEECAATTKGRDKS
- a CDS encoding complex I 24 kDa subunit family protein, which encodes MTDLNVVLPSDDTNRGERDTDVILSSYPREPRFLLPILQDIQKAFRYLPISAMKKTAAYLNIPESRVYSMGTFYKAFSLTPRGEKTIRICGGTACHLRGGAFILREVEKRLNISVGETTPDRRFTLETVNCLGACALAPVIMVNEKVYGQMTPALVATMLEEMDHEIPSTC
- the miaB gene encoding tRNA (N6-isopentenyl adenosine(37)-C2)-methylthiotransferase MiaB: MYGFTLKVYGCQMNVYDGDKLRTALIQQGWVEVPEEKADLVIFNGCSIRAKAEHKVWSELGRYGEQWDSQQKPYVAVTGCIAQRLGSAMMARFPWVRLVGGPRHIGELPDGVARVMKGERVVLLDEDPRAFVDLNVPPIERVNPWKAYVTIAHGCDNFCTYCIVPYVRGRFVSRPPQAILEEVRGLVSDGVKEVTLLGQNVNSYGQDFKNGYTFSSLLRDVAAIETLPLIRFVTSHPKDFTKDIVDVMAENPAKICPSINLPIQSGSDRVLQLMNRKYSLAQYRETVSLIRSALPEVGLTSDLIVGFPGETEEDFQASIAALKEFRYDLVHTAAYSPREGTVAADMEDQIPQEVKMERLNMVNDLQSSIAADINRGCVGKEYVLLIDDKAPKGAGLVQGRTPSDKVVIIEGPQNLIGHFAKVVITGAENWCLYGEVLDVVD
- a CDS encoding helix-hairpin-helix domain-containing protein yields the protein MTRDQGKALLFFAGGILCLLLAGLLIVTFSGRWQAGAPTVVAGPLPLSVEKKDVRNLTDREDLEGVHSAVPGEEWVVYITGCVQKPGVYHVAPGSRFYHVVDLAGGFSSAADPEKVNLATRLEDGMHIHIPSQSEKTEEEQTPAASLGELAPSNQKKIDINRASEQELTVLPGVGPSTAASIIAYREASGLFTCVEDLLRVRGIGPVKFEKIRPLVTVSP
- a CDS encoding ComEC/Rec2 family competence protein translates to MTVLGRAPVLCPFAGVCVALIAQDLGVSLPLLPLLSVLSAGALILCWTVDRSPGYWAFFGGIMAITALASLVICRRVPISTTFLPQEYGKWKGYIVSERSWGGRRAALVKTPKGIFLAKVSPRKELVAGQKVEMEGRILSLPHSDKGSFREDLYWRARGAVGEIMPARLTVVGRCSWFHVARWRNLISKRILLTLPPRTRAYLLAAWTGMKDPELKSFHERWGTSHLLAVSGFHVAIFAGGISLLLRRSKGHVWGTSLFLWLYVFLTGAAASAVRAALMMQIALLGHVRGRPVRPLNSVSLAGLLLLLWRPWWFWDLGWRLSVLAAYIIAAALERNLTRGWLLSVGPLIWGTTLPLVATIFGSVPLAGLLINPIAGPVFGFLYPFASLMALPALAGIPGGRWVAYGAEGLFILWEYVADFLATLVPWRATWNPLWDILAFGMLPMITGRALSLSWKRTMSVALSWQLFSILLWR